A genomic region of Micromonospora sp. NBRC 110009 contains the following coding sequences:
- a CDS encoding glutamate-5-semialdehyde dehydrogenase, with product MSVVEQARRARDAAEALAVATRTVKDAALHAMADALVARTPEILAANATDLAAGREAGLTAAVLDRLALDAGRVAGIADALRQMAALPDPVGAVVRGSTLPNGLELRQVRVPFGVVGIIYEARPNVTVDAAGICLKSGNAALLRGSSSAARSNAALVAVLRDAVAGAGLPADAVQLLDASSRESVKELMRARGLVDVLIPRGGASLIRTVVEESTVPVIETGVGNCHVYVDAAADLAKAVAITLNAKTQRLSTCNTAESLLVHAGIADAFLPAVLAAFAEAGVTVHGDARVAGYSAAVVPATEEDFATEYLSADISVAVVDSLDAAVAHIRRYGTGHTEAIVTDSQSAAREFVARVDAAAVMVNASTRFTDGGEFGFGAEIGISTQKLHARGPMGLPELTSTKYVVTGDGHLR from the coding sequence ATGAGCGTCGTCGAGCAGGCCCGGCGGGCCCGGGACGCGGCGGAGGCCCTCGCGGTCGCCACCCGTACCGTCAAGGACGCCGCGCTTCACGCGATGGCCGACGCGCTGGTGGCGCGTACCCCGGAGATCCTGGCCGCCAACGCGACGGACCTGGCGGCCGGGCGCGAGGCCGGGCTGACCGCGGCCGTGCTGGACCGGCTGGCCCTCGACGCGGGCCGGGTGGCCGGCATCGCCGACGCCCTGCGCCAGATGGCCGCGCTGCCCGACCCGGTCGGTGCGGTGGTCCGCGGCTCGACCCTGCCGAACGGGTTGGAGCTGCGGCAGGTCCGGGTGCCGTTCGGGGTGGTCGGCATCATCTACGAGGCCCGGCCGAACGTGACCGTGGACGCGGCCGGCATCTGCCTGAAGTCCGGCAACGCGGCGCTGCTGCGCGGCTCCTCCTCGGCCGCGCGCTCCAACGCCGCCCTGGTCGCGGTGCTCCGGGACGCGGTCGCCGGGGCCGGCCTGCCGGCCGACGCGGTGCAACTGCTCGACGCCAGTTCGCGGGAGTCGGTCAAGGAGCTGATGCGCGCCCGAGGCCTGGTCGACGTGCTGATCCCGCGCGGCGGGGCGTCGCTGATCCGGACCGTGGTCGAGGAGTCCACCGTGCCGGTGATCGAGACCGGGGTGGGCAACTGCCACGTCTACGTGGACGCCGCCGCCGACCTCGCCAAAGCGGTGGCGATCACCCTGAACGCCAAGACCCAGCGCCTCTCCACCTGCAACACGGCCGAGTCGCTGCTGGTCCACGCCGGAATCGCGGACGCCTTCCTGCCGGCCGTGCTGGCCGCCTTCGCCGAGGCCGGGGTGACCGTGCACGGCGACGCGCGGGTGGCCGGATACTCCGCCGCGGTCGTGCCGGCCACCGAGGAGGACTTCGCCACCGAGTACCTCTCCGCCGACATCTCGGTCGCCGTGGTCGACTCCCTCGACGCGGCGGTCGCGCACATCCGGCGGTACGGCACCGGGCACACCGAGGCGATCGTCACCGACTCGCAGTCGGCGGCGCGGGAGTTCGTGGCCCGGGTGGACGCGGCAGCGGTGATGGTGAACGCCTCCACCCGGTTCACCGACGGCGGCGAGTTCGGCTTCGGCGCGGAGATCGGCATCTCCACCCAGAAGCTGCACGCCCGCGGCCCGATGGGGCTGCCCGAGCTGACCAGCACCAAGTACGTGGTCACCGGCGACGGCCACCTGCGCTGA
- a CDS encoding DUF2252 domain-containing protein has product MTQSADQRSAFIIDVLTEEFGASMALDPAAFRRKFRKMAASPFAFYRGSASLFYADQLGDFASDRFLDDRTSRVWIHGDLHAENFGTYMNGSGQLVFNVNDFDEAYVGPFSWDLKRFAASVALLGYAKALSDRAIGELVAGFARSYLTELRAIAAGGDDAIGSITLENADGMLRRVLQQARLNTRVDLLATQTTIDNYERRFSLGDGVFEIDAGTRDKVCAAFHDYLNTLPTATARLRPVAANIKDVVLRKGVGIGSAGLPSYNLLLEGHTQALENDVVIYMKQAQVPAVARHIDDERVRSYFRHQGHRTAESQRALQAHADPWLGFTELDGSGQLVAEVSPYAADLDWSDVNEPEQLSGVLTDLGRAVARMHSVADDESSHDLVDYSTEESIVAVVDADAAGFVDYLVDFAHAYGIRAREDHQLFVDLFRNGRLPGI; this is encoded by the coding sequence ATGACCCAGTCCGCGGACCAGCGCTCCGCCTTCATCATCGACGTGCTGACCGAGGAGTTCGGCGCGTCGATGGCGCTCGACCCGGCCGCCTTCCGCCGCAAGTTCCGCAAGATGGCGGCCTCCCCGTTCGCCTTCTACCGGGGCAGCGCCTCGCTCTTCTACGCCGACCAGCTCGGCGACTTCGCCAGCGACCGGTTCCTCGACGATCGGACCAGCCGGGTGTGGATCCACGGCGACCTGCACGCGGAGAACTTCGGCACCTACATGAACGGCTCCGGGCAGCTCGTCTTCAACGTCAACGACTTCGACGAGGCGTACGTCGGGCCGTTCTCCTGGGACCTGAAGCGCTTTGCGGCCAGCGTGGCGCTGCTCGGCTACGCCAAGGCGCTCTCCGACCGGGCGATCGGCGAGCTGGTGGCCGGCTTCGCCCGCTCGTACCTGACCGAGCTGCGGGCCATCGCCGCGGGCGGCGACGACGCGATCGGCTCGATCACCCTGGAGAACGCGGACGGGATGCTGCGCCGGGTGCTCCAGCAGGCCCGGCTGAACACCCGGGTGGACCTGCTCGCCACCCAGACCACCATCGACAACTACGAGCGCCGCTTCTCCCTCGGCGACGGCGTCTTCGAGATCGACGCCGGGACCCGGGACAAGGTCTGCGCCGCCTTCCACGACTACCTGAACACGCTGCCGACGGCGACCGCCCGGCTGCGTCCGGTGGCCGCCAACATCAAGGACGTGGTGCTGCGCAAGGGCGTCGGCATCGGCTCGGCCGGGCTACCGTCGTACAACCTCCTGCTGGAGGGGCACACCCAGGCGCTGGAGAACGACGTCGTCATCTACATGAAGCAGGCCCAGGTGCCGGCGGTGGCGCGGCACATCGACGACGAGCGGGTCCGGTCGTACTTCCGGCACCAGGGGCACCGGACGGCCGAGTCGCAGCGGGCGTTGCAGGCGCACGCCGACCCGTGGCTGGGCTTCACCGAGCTGGACGGCAGCGGCCAGCTCGTCGCCGAGGTCTCCCCGTACGCGGCCGACCTGGACTGGTCCGACGTGAACGAGCCGGAGCAGCTCAGCGGCGTGCTCACCGACCTCGGCCGGGCGGTGGCCCGGATGCACTCGGTCGCCGACGACGAGTCCAGCCACGACCTGGTGGACTACTCCACGGAGGAGTCGATCGTCGCGGTGGTCGACGCCGACGCAGCCGGCTTCGTCGACTACCTGGTCGACTTCGCGCACGCGTACGGGATCCGGGCCCGCGAGGACCACCAGCTCTTCGTGGACCTGTTCCGCAACGGCCGGCTGCCCGGCATCTGA
- the proB gene encoding glutamate 5-kinase gives MGTHRGPGDPDAQNGRVREAVTSARRIVVKIGSSSLTTATGGLDDTRVDALVDTLGALAAGGREVVLVSSGAIAAGLAPLGLARRPRDLATQQAAASVGQGLLIGRYATSFARHGRTVGQVLLTVDDVTRRAHYRNAYRTLRKLLDLRAVPIVNENDTVATEEIRFGDNDRLAALVAALVQADLLVLLSDVDALWTGDPTRPGSTRITEVHGDADLAGVDVGGAGRAGVGTGGMVTKVEAARIATGFGIPVVLTAAPLAAAALAGEPVGTFFHPSSRRPAARLFWLAHATAPRGRLHLDPGAVQAVVGRRKSLLPAGITAVDGAFTAGDPVDLVDTEGAPVARGLVNYDAVELPGLLGRSTSELAAALGPAYEREVVHRDDLVLL, from the coding sequence ATGGGAACGCACCGAGGTCCGGGGGACCCGGACGCGCAGAATGGGCGGGTGCGCGAAGCAGTCACCTCGGCCCGCCGGATCGTCGTCAAGATCGGTTCGTCCTCGCTGACCACCGCGACGGGCGGCCTGGACGACACCCGGGTCGACGCGCTGGTCGACACGCTCGGCGCGCTGGCCGCCGGGGGCCGCGAGGTGGTGCTGGTCTCCTCCGGCGCGATCGCCGCCGGCCTCGCCCCGCTCGGGCTGGCCCGGCGCCCCCGCGACCTGGCCACCCAGCAGGCCGCCGCCAGCGTCGGGCAGGGCCTGCTCATCGGCCGGTACGCGACCAGCTTCGCCCGGCACGGCCGGACCGTCGGGCAGGTGCTGCTCACCGTCGACGACGTGACCCGGCGGGCGCACTACCGCAACGCGTACCGGACCCTGCGCAAGCTGCTCGACCTGCGGGCGGTGCCGATCGTCAACGAGAACGACACGGTGGCCACCGAGGAGATCCGGTTCGGCGACAACGATCGGCTCGCCGCCCTGGTCGCCGCCCTGGTCCAGGCCGACCTGCTGGTGCTGCTGTCGGACGTGGACGCGCTCTGGACCGGCGACCCGACCCGCCCCGGCAGCACCCGGATCACCGAGGTGCACGGCGACGCCGACCTGGCCGGCGTCGACGTCGGCGGCGCGGGCCGGGCCGGGGTGGGCACCGGCGGCATGGTGACCAAGGTCGAGGCGGCCCGGATCGCCACCGGCTTCGGCATCCCGGTCGTGCTGACCGCCGCGCCGCTGGCCGCGGCGGCACTGGCCGGCGAGCCGGTCGGCACCTTCTTCCACCCGAGCAGCCGGCGGCCCGCCGCCCGGCTGTTCTGGCTGGCGCACGCCACCGCGCCGCGCGGCCGGCTGCACCTCGACCCCGGCGCGGTGCAGGCGGTGGTGGGGCGGCGGAAGTCGCTGCTCCCGGCCGGCATCACCGCGGTGGACGGCGCGTTCACCGCCGGCGACCCGGTGGACCTGGTCGACACCGAGGGCGCGCCGGTCGCCCGGGGGCTGGTCAACTACGACGCGGTGGAGCTGCCCGGGCTGCTCGGCCGCTCCACCTCGGAACTCGCCGCGGCGCTGGGCCCGGCCTACGAACGAGAGGTCGTCCACCGCGACGACCTCGTACTGCTGTAA
- a CDS encoding MFS transporter gives MRGTGADPTGRLPRRVHAGYALGSLVTGAFGTVPGLLLLPYLTDTLGVAAGVAALLVLLPKAWDVLVNPVAGRISDRTRSRWGARRPYLLGGGLALAVLFAAIFAAPFGAGPAAGAYVAVAFLATATAFAFFQVPYVAMPAELTDDPAERTRLMTWRIAVLALAILVSGAVAPAVVTAGGDGVPGHRWMGLFVAALIGAGAIGAFLGTRAAPIGPVAESEPSLRAQLAVAAGNRPFRALLVCFVVQSAGVATVLAGVKYFADQVLRAPDTGPTLLFACFVAPALLVMPLWTRVGARLGKRAALVIASLLFAAGALALVTAPALPAAGVYVVVALIGVGYAGQQVFALAMLPDCIAYDTARTGRRQAGVFTGLWTAGETFGLALGPGSYGLVLQFSGYVSSSTGAAATQPASARLGVLLGFTVLPALLVAAPVLLLRAYRLPSPAGPTDRGVLVGDESR, from the coding sequence ATGAGGGGGACAGGGGCGGACCCCACCGGGCGGCTGCCCCGCCGGGTGCACGCCGGGTACGCGCTCGGTTCACTGGTCACCGGGGCGTTCGGCACCGTGCCCGGGCTGCTCCTGCTCCCGTACCTCACCGACACGCTGGGCGTCGCGGCCGGCGTGGCCGCCCTGCTGGTGCTCCTGCCCAAGGCGTGGGACGTGCTGGTCAACCCGGTCGCCGGGCGGATCTCCGACCGGACCCGGTCCCGCTGGGGCGCCCGCCGGCCCTACCTGCTCGGCGGCGGGCTCGCGCTGGCCGTCCTCTTCGCCGCGATCTTCGCCGCGCCGTTCGGGGCCGGCCCGGCCGCCGGGGCGTACGTGGCGGTGGCCTTCCTGGCCACGGCGACCGCGTTCGCCTTCTTCCAGGTGCCGTACGTGGCGATGCCCGCCGAGCTGACCGACGACCCGGCGGAGCGTACCCGGCTGATGACCTGGCGGATCGCGGTGCTGGCGTTGGCCATCCTGGTCTCCGGCGCGGTGGCCCCGGCGGTGGTGACCGCGGGCGGCGACGGCGTGCCCGGGCATCGCTGGATGGGACTCTTCGTCGCCGCGCTGATCGGCGCCGGCGCGATCGGCGCCTTCCTCGGCACCCGCGCGGCCCCGATCGGCCCGGTGGCGGAGAGCGAACCCAGCCTGCGCGCCCAGCTCGCCGTCGCCGCCGGCAACCGTCCGTTCCGTGCCCTGCTGGTCTGCTTCGTGGTGCAGTCCGCCGGGGTGGCCACCGTGCTGGCCGGGGTGAAGTACTTCGCCGACCAGGTGCTGCGCGCCCCGGACACCGGGCCGACCCTGCTCTTCGCCTGCTTCGTGGCCCCCGCCCTGCTGGTCATGCCGCTCTGGACCCGGGTCGGCGCACGGCTGGGCAAGCGGGCCGCGCTGGTCATCGCGTCGCTGCTCTTCGCGGCGGGCGCGCTGGCCCTGGTCACGGCCCCCGCGCTGCCGGCCGCCGGGGTGTACGTGGTGGTCGCGCTGATCGGCGTCGGGTACGCCGGCCAGCAGGTCTTCGCGCTCGCCATGCTGCCGGACTGCATCGCGTACGACACCGCGCGCACCGGGCGGCGGCAGGCCGGGGTGTTCACCGGGCTGTGGACCGCCGGGGAGACCTTCGGCCTCGCCCTCGGCCCCGGCAGCTACGGGTTGGTCCTCCAGTTCTCCGGCTACGTCTCGTCGTCGACCGGCGCGGCGGCCACCCAGCCGGCGAGCGCCCGGCTCGGCGTCCTGCTCGGCTTCACCGTCCTCCCCGCGCTGCTGGTCGCCGCCCCGGTGCTGCTGCTGCGCGCCTACCGCCTGCCGTCCCCCGCCGGTCCCACCGACCGGGGCGTCCTGGTGGGGGACGAGAGTCGCTGA
- a CDS encoding NADH-quinone oxidoreductase subunit B, giving the protein MQLPAVLGEPIRFVLNWGRRYSLWVFNFGLACCAIEFIATSMGRHDFMRLGVIPFAHGPRQADLMVVSGTVTDKMAPAVKRLYDQMPEPKYVISFGACSNCGGPYWDSYSVTKGVDQLIPVDVYVPGCPPRPEALLHGILRLQEKIAAEEAGLGGVHRPDRLTSPADAAPRPVEALTAPPVRPPTG; this is encoded by the coding sequence GTGCAGTTGCCGGCCGTGCTCGGCGAGCCGATCCGGTTCGTGCTGAACTGGGGCCGCCGCTACTCGTTGTGGGTGTTCAACTTCGGCCTGGCCTGCTGCGCGATCGAGTTCATCGCCACCAGCATGGGCCGGCACGACTTCATGCGGCTCGGCGTCATCCCCTTCGCGCACGGCCCCCGGCAGGCCGACCTCATGGTGGTCTCCGGCACGGTCACCGACAAGATGGCCCCGGCGGTCAAGCGGCTCTACGACCAGATGCCCGAGCCGAAGTACGTCATCTCCTTCGGCGCCTGTTCCAACTGCGGCGGCCCGTACTGGGACTCGTACTCGGTGACCAAGGGGGTCGACCAGCTCATCCCGGTCGACGTCTACGTGCCGGGCTGCCCGCCCCGCCCGGAGGCGCTGCTGCACGGCATCCTCCGCCTCCAGGAGAAGATCGCCGCCGAGGAGGCCGGCCTCGGCGGGGTCCACCGTCCGGACCGGCTCACCTCGCCGGCCGACGCGGCCCCGCGTCCGGTCGAAGCCCTCACCGCCCCGCCGGTACGTCCGCCGACCGGCTGA
- a CDS encoding pyridoxal phosphate-dependent decarboxylase family protein has translation MTDHEQLSALPEQGVAAERVLAEIRALRAADRPTHGGRLFAYVYDPGVAGLDELAQAAYAESAHVNGLDPTAFPSLLAMENALVGAAARLLGGGPGTSAPDVVGSVTSGGTESLILAVKAARDARPELAEPRIVVPASGHAAFAKAAHYLRVKLDPVEVDPVTLRPGPADVAAAIRPETVLVAASAPSYAHGVVDPVAEIAALAGAAGVRCHVDACFGGWTLPWLRRLGAPVPAFDFAVAGVTSISVDLHKYAYAPKGVSVLLHRNPGLRAPQYFAYADWPGYTMVNPVIASTRSGGPIAAAYATLRHLGEDGYLRLAALTRDAVAGLADAVRAVDGLRLMAEPASTVVCFTSDDPGLDLFVLVDELTARGWHTQPQLAYAGLPASVHLTVTAAVAPRVAEFGPALAEAVAAARAAGPVVLPPELLALAGSLTPEALTSELIAGLAAGLGLGAGPAPDRMAAVNTLLDAAPVPLRERLLVEFVGLLQRPTW, from the coding sequence ATGACCGACCATGAGCAGCTGAGCGCGCTGCCCGAGCAGGGGGTGGCGGCGGAGCGGGTGCTGGCCGAGATCCGCGCCCTGCGGGCGGCCGACCGGCCCACGCACGGGGGCCGGCTGTTCGCGTACGTCTACGACCCCGGGGTGGCCGGGCTGGACGAGCTGGCACAGGCCGCGTACGCCGAGAGCGCCCACGTCAACGGACTCGACCCGACCGCCTTCCCGTCCCTGCTGGCGATGGAGAACGCCCTGGTCGGCGCGGCCGCCCGGCTGCTCGGCGGGGGCCCGGGCACGAGCGCTCCGGACGTGGTCGGCAGCGTCACCAGCGGGGGCACCGAGTCCCTCATCCTGGCCGTGAAGGCGGCCCGGGACGCCCGGCCCGAGCTGGCCGAGCCGCGGATCGTGGTGCCGGCCAGCGGGCACGCCGCCTTCGCCAAGGCGGCCCACTACCTGCGGGTGAAACTGGACCCGGTCGAGGTCGACCCGGTCACCCTGCGCCCCGGGCCGGCGGACGTGGCCGCCGCGATCCGGCCGGAGACCGTGCTGGTCGCCGCCTCCGCCCCGTCGTACGCGCACGGCGTGGTCGACCCGGTCGCGGAGATCGCCGCGCTGGCCGGGGCGGCCGGGGTGCGCTGCCACGTGGACGCCTGCTTCGGCGGCTGGACCCTGCCCTGGCTGCGCCGGCTCGGCGCCCCGGTGCCGGCGTTCGACTTCGCCGTGGCGGGGGTCACCTCGATCTCCGTCGACCTGCACAAGTACGCGTACGCGCCGAAGGGGGTGTCGGTGCTGCTGCACCGGAACCCGGGGCTGCGCGCGCCGCAGTACTTCGCGTACGCCGACTGGCCCGGTTACACGATGGTCAACCCGGTGATCGCCTCGACCCGCTCGGGCGGCCCGATCGCCGCCGCCTACGCCACCCTGCGGCACCTGGGGGAGGACGGCTACCTGCGGCTGGCGGCGCTGACCCGGGACGCGGTGGCCGGGCTGGCCGATGCGGTCCGCGCGGTCGACGGGCTGCGGCTGATGGCCGAGCCGGCGTCGACCGTGGTCTGCTTCACCAGCGACGACCCGGGTCTCGACCTGTTCGTGCTGGTCGACGAGCTGACCGCCCGGGGCTGGCACACCCAGCCGCAGCTCGCGTACGCCGGGCTGCCGGCCAGCGTGCACCTGACGGTGACCGCGGCGGTGGCCCCCCGGGTGGCCGAGTTCGGTCCGGCGCTGGCCGAGGCGGTCGCGGCGGCCCGGGCGGCCGGGCCGGTCGTGCTGCCGCCGGAGCTGCTGGCCCTCGCCGGGAGCCTCACCCCCGAGGCGCTGACCTCCGAGCTGATCGCCGGGCTCGCCGCCGGCCTCGGGCTCGGCGCCGGCCCGGCGCCGGACCGGATGGCGGCGGTGAACACCCTGCTCGACGCCGCCCCGGTGCCGTTGCGGGAGCGCCTGCTGGTGGAGTTCGTCGGGCTGTTGCAACGCCCGACCTGGTGA
- a CDS encoding SigE family RNA polymerase sigma factor, with the protein MTVMREPRLGEPPPDGTAQRPERRERAEGIDFDGLYHAYFRSLTLQLAAYCGDLPQAQDLVQEAFCRAFARWSRVSRYDDPVAWVRRVAWNLATSRWRRLRTAQSWLHRQREEHVPGPDPDRVALNVALAQLPTNQRRAVVLHYLADLSVLQIAEQEGVPEGTVKSWLHRGRAALAAQLVGTNEVNDRD; encoded by the coding sequence ATGACGGTGATGAGGGAACCGCGGCTCGGTGAGCCGCCACCGGACGGGACAGCGCAGCGGCCGGAGCGCCGGGAGCGGGCCGAGGGGATCGACTTCGACGGCCTCTACCACGCCTACTTCCGGTCGCTGACCCTCCAGCTCGCCGCGTACTGCGGCGACCTGCCGCAGGCGCAGGACCTGGTGCAGGAGGCGTTCTGCCGGGCGTTCGCCCGCTGGTCCCGGGTATCCCGCTACGACGACCCGGTCGCCTGGGTACGCCGGGTCGCCTGGAACCTCGCCACCAGCCGCTGGCGGCGGCTGCGCACCGCCCAGTCCTGGCTGCACCGACAGCGCGAGGAGCACGTGCCGGGTCCCGACCCAGACCGGGTTGCGCTGAACGTCGCCCTCGCCCAGCTTCCGACCAACCAGCGCCGCGCGGTGGTGCTGCACTACCTGGCGGACCTCTCCGTCCTGCAGATCGCGGAGCAGGAGGGGGTGCCGGAGGGCACGGTCAAGTCCTGGCTGCACCGGGGGCGGGCCGCGCTGGCCGCGCAGCTCGTCGGCACGAACGAGGTGAACGACCGTGACTGA
- the nuoH gene encoding NADH-quinone oxidoreductase subunit NuoH has protein sequence MPAWLELVLRVVGVLVAFLTLPLIVGQTEHKVMAHMQGRLGPMYAGGFHGWAQLVADGIKFVQKEDVTPRDADRPVFRLAPAVALVPYLLALLVIPLGPGDLVGQPLDIGLFFVLAVVGIGVLAVLMSAWASANKYSLLGGLRGAAQLLGYELPLVLAAASVAMAAGTLSLSGIVEAWRPWWLLWQAPAMVVFFVAGLAEIRRPPFDMPVADSELVFGYMTEYTGLRFAFFLLAEYVGIVVIAALTTVLFLGGWQGPFADAQLGWLWTLIKVFVVAFVIIWLRVSYPRLREDQLQRLCWLVLVPLALAQLVLTAAVRLAL, from the coding sequence ATGCCCGCCTGGTTGGAGCTGGTCCTCCGGGTGGTGGGCGTGCTGGTCGCGTTCCTCACCCTGCCGCTGATCGTGGGCCAGACCGAGCACAAGGTCATGGCGCACATGCAGGGCCGGCTCGGCCCGATGTACGCGGGCGGCTTCCACGGCTGGGCGCAGCTGGTGGCCGACGGGATCAAGTTCGTGCAGAAGGAGGACGTCACCCCGCGCGACGCGGACCGGCCGGTGTTCCGGCTGGCCCCCGCGGTGGCCCTGGTGCCGTACCTGCTCGCCCTGCTGGTGATCCCGCTCGGCCCCGGCGACCTGGTCGGGCAGCCGCTGGACATCGGCCTGTTCTTCGTGCTGGCGGTGGTCGGCATCGGGGTGCTGGCGGTGCTGATGTCGGCCTGGGCCTCGGCCAACAAGTACAGCCTCCTCGGCGGGCTGCGCGGCGCGGCCCAGCTGCTCGGCTACGAGCTGCCGCTGGTGCTGGCGGCGGCGTCGGTGGCGATGGCGGCGGGGACGTTGAGCCTCTCCGGCATCGTCGAGGCGTGGCGGCCGTGGTGGCTGCTCTGGCAGGCGCCGGCCATGGTGGTCTTCTTCGTCGCCGGGCTGGCCGAGATCCGGCGGCCGCCGTTCGACATGCCGGTGGCCGACTCCGAGCTGGTCTTCGGCTACATGACCGAGTACACCGGCCTGCGCTTCGCGTTCTTCCTGCTCGCCGAGTACGTCGGCATCGTGGTGATCGCCGCGCTGACCACGGTGCTCTTCCTCGGCGGCTGGCAGGGCCCGTTCGCCGACGCCCAGCTCGGCTGGCTGTGGACGCTGATCAAGGTGTTCGTCGTCGCGTTCGTGATCATCTGGCTCCGGGTGTCGTACCCCCGCCTGCGCGAGGACCAGCTCCAGCGTCTCTGCTGGCTGGTGCTGGTCCCGCTCGCCCTGGCGCAGCTCGTGCTGACCGCCGCCGTCCGCCTCGCCCTGTAA
- a CDS encoding MGMT family protein yields MTPEEYVEAVLDLVERIPPGRVMSYGAVADALAERSGRVSARLVGSIMARHGGGVPWHRVVNAAGRLPPGHEVEARARLRAEGCPLRQSGVDMSAAAWSPEEGM; encoded by the coding sequence ATGACGCCTGAGGAGTACGTCGAGGCGGTGCTCGACCTGGTCGAGCGGATCCCGCCGGGCCGGGTGATGTCGTACGGGGCGGTCGCCGACGCGCTGGCCGAGCGCTCGGGGCGCGTCTCCGCCCGGCTGGTCGGCTCGATCATGGCCCGGCACGGGGGCGGCGTGCCCTGGCACCGGGTGGTGAACGCGGCGGGCCGGCTGCCGCCCGGGCACGAGGTGGAGGCGCGCGCCCGGCTGCGGGCCGAGGGCTGCCCGTTGCGGCAGTCCGGGGTGGACATGTCGGCGGCAGCCTGGTCGCCGGAGGAGGGGATGTGA
- a CDS encoding glucose 1-dehydrogenase — protein MRAVTVTPGSQNSLRCIADWPEPPPEEGAILVEALAVGICGTDLEIIAGAYGEAPPGEERLVLGHEALGRVLEDPTGTLQAGDLVAGIVRHPDPVPCTNCAVDEWDMCRNGLYTEHGIKGLPGFARDRWRVQPRFAVGLDPALAEVGMLLEPTSVVAKAWDHIERIGRRAEWKPQTVLVTGAGPIGLLAALLATQRGLSVHVLDRATAGPKPDLVRALGATYHATQVAELDFEPDVVVECTGAPVVVMAVMYKVGPTGIVCLTGVSSGGRTIESDPGALNRALVLENNVIFGSVNANRRHWEQAAEALARADRGWLNSLITRRVPVGAYADAYASQKDDIKVVLDFQA, from the coding sequence GTGCGTGCTGTGACTGTCACTCCCGGTAGCCAAAACTCGCTACGCTGCATCGCCGACTGGCCCGAACCGCCCCCCGAGGAGGGCGCGATCCTGGTCGAGGCCCTTGCGGTGGGCATCTGCGGCACCGATCTGGAGATCATCGCCGGGGCCTACGGGGAGGCGCCGCCCGGCGAGGAACGGCTGGTGCTGGGCCACGAGGCGCTGGGCCGGGTGCTGGAGGACCCGACCGGCACACTCCAGGCCGGCGACCTGGTCGCCGGCATCGTCCGCCATCCCGACCCGGTGCCCTGCACGAACTGCGCGGTGGACGAGTGGGACATGTGCCGCAACGGGCTGTACACGGAGCACGGCATCAAGGGACTCCCCGGGTTCGCCCGGGACCGGTGGCGGGTGCAGCCCAGGTTCGCCGTCGGCCTGGACCCGGCCCTCGCCGAGGTGGGGATGCTGCTGGAACCGACCAGCGTGGTGGCGAAGGCCTGGGACCACATCGAGCGGATCGGCCGCCGCGCCGAGTGGAAGCCGCAGACCGTGCTGGTCACCGGGGCCGGGCCGATCGGCCTGCTGGCCGCGCTGCTCGCCACCCAGCGCGGGCTGTCGGTGCACGTGCTCGACCGGGCGACCGCCGGCCCGAAGCCGGACCTGGTCCGCGCGCTCGGCGCCACCTACCACGCGACGCAGGTGGCCGAGCTCGACTTCGAGCCGGACGTGGTGGTGGAGTGCACCGGCGCGCCCGTCGTGGTGATGGCCGTGATGTACAAGGTCGGACCGACCGGCATCGTCTGCCTCACCGGCGTGTCCAGCGGCGGCCGGACCATCGAATCCGACCCGGGCGCGCTCAACCGGGCCCTGGTGCTGGAGAACAACGTCATCTTCGGCTCGGTGAACGCCAACCGACGGCACTGGGAGCAGGCCGCCGAGGCCCTCGCCCGCGCCGACCGGGGCTGGCTGAACTCGCTGATCACCCGGCGGGTGCCGGTGGGGGCGTACGCCGACGCGTACGCCTCCCAGAAGGATGACATCAAGGTGGTGTTGGACTTCCAGGCCTGA